TGTTTATGAGTAGTGTTGTTGCTCTAGATCCTGTTATCATTTtggtttgttccaaaaattaggCTGGTGGGTGGGGCCTTCAGCCTTGGATTTTATGatcattaatttgtattttgcgATTTATTTTGATAGAGTGCTCCAACTCCCTTTTCATCtttcaagtgttattttttgatgttataattatttaatgaTAAGGGGTAAAGGGTactctttgatttattttgattaCTGACTGGTGTCACTTCAAATACTTTCTCATTTGGAAATCCCTCGAAGATGGTGAGAAAAAGGCTTGTAGTACATGATGCAAGAAGTGCTGCATTGACAAGGGATGTTTCTTTTGATTATCTTCTAATAAAGAGTATTACTGCTGATTGCTACATAAAGAAAGCCAGTTAAAGAAGCAGAGGGTGCAGGGGTTGGAAAGGACGATATGGAGTGACATATGAAAAGACTACATATAATAGGaaaaatttttgaagaattattCATCCTTTTCCATTGTCTatataaatgcattttctcaaAAGAGTTATTCCCTTTTTCATTGACTGTATaattatgtacaatttttaaaacaatctgTAACTGTTTTTTACTCTTTTCTGTTTGGTATTCATGtgatttttattacattttctttttaggctttttccttttttcacggAACCAATGTATATATACAATTTCTTAAAAGAAGAGGGgactgtttttttacttttatctgtCTGGTTTACATATTATTCATCTGCCTGTGCCAAGATATGGTTAGCCAAGGGGGGTAGCTGCCCAGCCATAAGTTGAAACTGTGCATCCAACCACCTTGCCTCAATGACggcagtttttatttgttttgtctttctttggagagccttttgtttttcctccagCTCCTGCTCTTCCTTTTAAATCTTGCATCACCTCTACTCCATGTAACAAACTTTTAAGTATAGTTCTTTGATTGATAACCTTGTAAACGTATGCTCATGTGTGCAGCCTGTCAGGAAAAACCTTATGTTATCTGAGGaggaaacctgaaccctcccAAAAGCAGAGCCACacacttaacatgaacctcgagggagagaggttgaagtaaaataacaaactattcttaaaactgtgaaagctttgaacccagaagtcatttcataagaaggttgtatcacgtcagttataatggtatttttaaattaaaactggttattgacctgattggtgaATTAAGTTGTCATGTTATTGGTTCTACAAAGAGAGAaaagcaaataacaaataaacaggtcttttcacggctttcaacttttgacatgggcAAGTTAAGCAAAATCTGTTGGAAAGAGTGCCTTTCAGTCAGTacaattgccaagtttgaaagtgatctGTTGGAAACTATACAACAAGTATTcatcaaaattgcaaaattttacagacattaaTTGTATGGTGGGGGACACAAACTttcccccaccatacaaacgtctgagtgtaaatttttgcaactttgcaGAGCTCTATCTTCCCTCACTTAGGACCTAACACTTTTAAACTAGGCAGGTTAACtgttagacttgctacaagtcgacctctcataagttcttaGTGAGCGAAGCAAGCTTCAACAAGGTCACACAGTggccaaccaggaaaaaaaatgtaaagaacttttagaaagtctagttAACTGTATTGTAATGTGTTCATTCCAGTGGTGTTGACAGATTTTCCCTAaattgtccatgtcaaaagctgaaaaaaacaaCGTGGCTCACTGTAGAACCAATAACATTGCCAGTTAATTGACCGATCAGGTCAATGATTGTCTATGATTCATCATCTTCAAAGCCATGATGTTCCCCAATTTCACTTGGAAAGCTGTCCTTATTGCTTTGTAAGCACAACATGGGTATGGATAAGGCTTGGAACTTCCAACAAAATCCCAAACAAGTCAAGTAAATTGTATGTAGAACACTGATCGGAGAAACCTATACAGAAGTAAAAAATATGTACTCAGTCCATCCCCAGTTTGGTCTTTTCTACTTGTTTGTATGCTGGactgtttgattttgttttttattgtaccTTGTTCTTTCTCATCATGCAGTAAGGTAAATGGTGTACActccttgttttattttctttattttatatagGAGTTTTGGGCCaattatggtaattttttttcagggttctagaaaattaataagaaaaaaaataagtctATACTGCTAGGAGTTTATATTTTCTTCGTCAACAAGGGTTTGAGTATAATTCAACCTTATTTACCAAATAAATAGATATTTCAGGTTCACCTACAAGACACCCAGGTGAACAACATATGACTTCAAAAACTACAGCAAGAGGacgaataacaacaaaataaacaacaaggAGTGAATAAATTACTCTGATTCCGTTTTAAGACCTTGAGTGAACAAATTTCGGTAACTTTTTCCAGTTTTCGTCTTCAGATTAAGCGATGCAACTTGAAGAAGCCACCGGTTCAGGCAAACATCCTGAAAACTGGGATGATTGATCTTGATGAAGAGTATTAAATGCAGTCACCTTCCCGTTCTACTTTACCCATACTTCCCTTACACGGTCCATTTTTTTGCAGCAAATACACTCGTCCGTTTTGGTAGTGATGGGACCTGATGGCGACGGACCAGTTCGAACAAGTGCacttaacaaacaaaaagagaCATGTGCTCTGTTCagtattgtttttatttcacagaGTTAGAGAATTTAGATACTTGTACTGGGTTTTCTTCTGCTGTCAGCAAATTACATCACAACAGAAACGCAGtacgatgaaaaaaaaaaaaacaaaaaacgacaaaaaaacttAATCGGAGTAATGCCTACCATGCGCCTATTTCACCAGTAAAATGTCTTTGGAGCTCGAGATTACGATCTTCTTCAAGAATCACGCTTTCCTCGAATGCGGCGGCCGCTTCTACGGTCGCGTTTGGCTCCAAATCCTCATCGTACGGGATAAAAGCAGTTCCATTGCCGTCCAAAATATCTTTCTGTTCGACTGTTTTAAATCAGATCTGTCTTTCGAAGAAATGGATGAAGAACACGGAACAGACGACGACACAATAACACGCTAGAAGTAGTTGTAGCGAGATGGTGGTGAGTTTTGGGGATAAGATGACGTCACGGGCGACCTCGATCCAATCCCTCCCCTTTGACTCGGACATTTGTTGTTTATGTAATGGCGGACCCATTTTTCCCACTTTCAGACATCTTTCTTGTGGGAACCGCTTCGTCAGATTGGTCTGAATTAcattttttcgtgaagtttTAAGTCCAAACATTAAGTTTGAGCCCAAAAATTTCGTTTAGAAAGACTGCGATTTTCGTCGCAGTAGCActttaaaaatctcttgttgACCAAATCGCGAACTAATCAATTCAAATTATAGAGGAAGATAGTAAAAACATgaagtgtcattatattttagtagccaaCTTTACTTTAAAATATACGAGCCactgaatatgactctaattttgcatgatttttgcccattttaggcctcgggaagaaaaaaattcgttaaaaaaatattattcactcgatcATACctaaaccaacgattttgtaactagcgcccatagggctttattcgggctgagtttgaggccaggtGAGTTTTagactagcctgttccaagcgttcagatagtggagagcggtgcgaagtaaagaaagcgatgaaaagtaggggggactggggagagaggtgcgggaacgcttgtaagaatttttaacaaaagtgggtTCCGGTATACTagatcctggtataccctctgattggttgattttgacagtttttgtcaacAGTGGCGGTGATGACAGGCTCTACGTCCGGTCACGCAGAATTCGAACTCGCAACAAACACAGCGCTAGGTGACTTTCCAAACGGTGAGGCCACAGGGAGCCTACACAATCTGTtggtgtagccgattgttattttacagtaaatgttctggatttaccgtttggtTTACCTATGGCGATAtgtcgctaactatgtatataaatcaatgataaataaacgttgaattaccttacctgtggtatatagtcgtcgttttacctcaaaagccgtgttttgagcgattttgaaggagtgTGATTTCaccgttgactgttccttataatagaaggaacaggaacagtcaacggcgaaatCAAACTCCTAGATAGAATTGCCATCATGAAAGACCAAGTGGAACATTTGAACTAAATCGGAGTAGCGGCGGCAATGATGGGAGAAGATGTGGATGAAGCTGTTAAAAGtggaagctgtgaaattgtatACTGAAGTGGCAAATCATGGACAAAAGGACTTCAAGAAGGATAGCTTGGAAAGCAAGTTACAGCTGTCGCTATTGACGAGGTCCACTCAATCACCGAATAGTAAATTTCGCTTCAACTGTTGTGCATTTTCATTGCTTGAGTTAACGATTTTCattgaaacggctttctatcgaaatgagcgatatttgtttgtcacttgattcgtattttttttgtcacgtacacgctgaaatcatgttttaagGCCGTAAATAAATTCACTGTACACAGGGTGATAGGCTCCTGTTGTACATGAATACTTCTCCCGCTCTCTGTTGTCTGAAAGTCTTACATTAGGTTTTTGGTAAGATTATGTAtacttaatattaatttttgatctggaaaattttgatttattcgcaagaaaaataataaatgtatatGGAGCTGTAACACCAGTCTTGATTGACAAGTGGAGACCACCTACAGCTGATGGGGTCTGAGTGGATGGAAgagtctatttaaaacaaatcttacaGGCGTCCCCCCTCtcacctctcctcctccctagcttttattttttcgcactcctttttacttcgcaccgctccgcactatctgaacgcctggaacaggctagttttGGACTATTTCCTCGTCTAGTTGATATTTGCACGGAGCCACTCTTAAGGACAGTGCATTTACGAAGTTGTAAACTACATGTatggtatgtgaaaggggtacctttgaTCAATAGAAAGTATACTAAAGGGGTACATGTAGCTTTTCTGTCATAAAATGGTATGGTAATGGTACATAAAACGGTAAGGGGTCAGACCTCAGGGCGTGGCCTCCCCATGTAAACCTTTATTTAGTTAACCCTTCCCCCCACCCCAGGGTTTTCAGTAAGATTTTAAGTGGGTAGCAAAAGCCACGGTTTGGAGTAgactgagaatgaaaaaaatcgcgagtttctgggaaaattttgaaatctgagcctcttagaatgcattcccagcattctggagcaaaaatgagagtgtttgaacagaacacagacatctttaaattttggcttttttaggggtaatttaaaaaaaaaagtagacgGCGAGTTCACGTGAATTTTGCGACCACCGTCTCTTATTGACCCCCCCACCGGGATGTGTCGAAAATGGAGTAACATGTTAATGGAAATTAGAGAATCTTGAGACTAATGcatgaatttgaagaaaaatagaaaaatttgaCTATGTGTACATGTTGTATTATTAAAACACGTGATATAAGTCTTCTAGTTGgtagaataattgttttgaattctacttgtaatttttttttttatcatgttcTTTTTTAAGTGTTCTCAGCATGTGAGTAGTTGTGGTATTAGCAAGCGTTTTCTTTTATCCTTTGAAGGCCCGGTTAAAATGTACCGAGTTCAATAACTCCTATTTTagtcaaataataaaaataattaaatacagtagttgattcagacgtcggatTTAATGGTGCCGATTTTACTCCGTTTGCTGTAATTTGCTCccagtaggtaggtaggtagaaACTTTATTTAATGAGGGTAACACATGACAGTAAACACTGATGAACTAGTGGCCCTCAATCgtaattaaattatttagaACTAATAAAAATAGACACGAcgaattgaaattttaaaatactacAAGATACAATCCTAAATTTACGATATTAAAAACTATTAAGATAAACAAAGcgaatttaaaaatactataagaaaagaaaaagtgatTTGTACATTATAATTTAAAAATAGTCTTTAAAACAACTTGTTATCGAGTATGGATAATAGTTTCTATGATTAATGCAATATGAtacatacagtcaactctcgccttgtgGACACCCAGCTATAATGGACATCTccataatacggacagcagctaaatcccaggcaaaaataaattatagatgtttgactgaaataaccTCTCGCTATTATTGAATCTCGcaaatgaggacactaactcaaggtCCCTGCGGCGTCTGCTATAAAGGGACTTGACTGTACATACAtccggcacatgtgaaatgtgACGTCTGAATCAAATGTCTTACCTAAGTTGAATCTTTGACTCTTTCAGTCACAGATTCGGCAGTGCTGATGTGGAGTATTCCCTCAAATTACGTCAATGTCTGGAGAGAATTGAGATGACTAGATTTGCTACCTGTTATCTTGTAGGCGACTTTAATTTTCCAAGCATAGACTGGCATAGTTTAACTGCTACTTCAAGTGATTTATGTTCTGTTGATTTTTGTGACATGCTTAATGATCATTTTCTGGTTCAATGTAATTTCAATCCAACAAGAATGCTTAATGAAACTGATGGCAATATACTTGATTTAATCCTGACTAAAACTCCTGACCTGGTTAGTGATGTTGAAGTACTCACTGATCATTTTAATTCTGATCATTTTCCGGTTAGTTTAAATATTAAGCTTTTATCTGGTCGCCCTCGTAAGTCTGTCTCAAGGAAAAATTACAACTTTAAAAAGGCAGATTTCACTGCACTGAATGAATTATTGAAGTATATTCCATGGAATTGTGCTTTCTTGGAAGAGGATGTGGACATCTGTACTGAAAGAGTCAATGACTTATTACTAGCTGCTGCTAATATGTGCATTCCAACCTTTactgtgaaaaagaaaactaatccTCCATGGATTACCAAGGAAGTTCTCAATAagatcaaaaagaaaaaaaggttatgGAGAAAACTAAAGGCTCATCCATCAGAAATCCTTAGCCGAAAGTTTAAAGAGTTACGAAGATCCGTCAAGCAGTTAGTAAGATCTGAGTATAAGAGATATCTAGAGCATCTGTCGAGTCAGCTGAAGGTAAACCCAGAACGATTTTGGAGCTACCACTCAATTAAGTCGAAATCAAAACGGCTTCCTGATGTAAACACCTACAACAGAAGATCTGCGATAAAACCTCATGAGCAAGCTACCTTATTTAATATTCactttcattcagttttttgtAAACAGAGTACTGGGGTACCAGTTCCAATACAAACTGACTTACAAGATCCAAGTTTTGAGGTAGTTACCAACCATGTAACATGTGACACTAAGGAAGTTCAAAAGCTACTTAGCTGTCTTAATGCTAATAAGTCTTGTGGAGTTGATAAAATACCTGCTCGTTTACTTAAAGAGACTGCTGACACATCTGCAGTTCCTCTGAGTATGCTCTTCAATTTATCGTTTAAACAGGGACGCCTACCTAAATTATGGAAATCAGCTAATATTACACCCATTCATAAGGATGGTGATCGAGAGCCAGTAGAAAATTATAGAGGCATTTCACTCTTAACTATCTCTGGGAAATGCCAGGAGAGAATTGTGTACAATGCTATTTATGATCAAGTTATTGGATTCATACATGATTCTCATCACGGGTTCCTCACTGGTCGTTCCTGCACTACTCAACTACTCTTAGTACATCATGATTGGTTCAAAGTCTTGGACAAGAGAGGTCAAGTTGATGTAGTATTTATAGACTTTTCAAAGGCTTTTGACCTTGTCTGTCATAATATTCTATTAACCAAACTTTACAAATATGGTGTCCATGGAGACTTGCTAGATTGGTGTAGAGATTATTTAACAGAACGTCAACAGCGTGTTGTAGTGAAAGGAGAGGCTTCCGACTGGTTAACCGTAACCTCTGGTGTCCCACAAGGTTTACCGGGGGGAATTAGTAAGGACAGTTCAATTGctctgtatgctgatgacagtaAAATGTATAGGGTTATTAGTACTCAAGAAGATCTGTCTACTTTTCAAAGTGACATAGACAAAATTTCAGATTGGTGTAAGATGAATAAGATGAGAATTAATACCAAGAAATGTAAGATCATGCGTATAACAAGGAAAAAGTCACCATTAGTTGGGGAGTATAATATTGAAGGTCAACCTTTGGAAAGTGTTGATGTGTATAAAGATTTAGGATTATTTACTACTAGTAATCTTTCATGGAACCAACACGTAGATAAAATAACTGCTAAGGCTAATAGGGTTTTAGGGTTGGTTAAGAGGACTTGTAGGGACTTAAAGGATATTGATACCATGAACACACTTTATTTGTAGTCTTGTGAGACCTTTATTAGAATATTCATGCGAAACTTGGAACCCTCATACTAAACGTAACATTGATAAACTGGAGGCTGTTCAGCGAAGAGCTACCAGATGGATCACTAggtctgatgatgattataatactAGACTATTTAAgctaaaattgttgtcattatctaataggaggttcactagagatgttaccttttttttaaatgtaagtAATGGACATTATGatattgacatttcaaataagctcatattttgtaaggacagaaatacaggttataacttgaggaaaaatgacacacaggaccttgttccaaattttagtagaactgatggttttaaatatagttttttttaaccgtgttgtagatgaatggaatggtttacccaatcatattagagaatcaaacagtattgcaacttttaaaagaaatgttttaaagtttattaaggataactagaacatttatatttctatttgtatatatttttcttgtatGTTAATTAGTGGGGGCATCCCTAGTATGGCGCATTGGTGCTTTTGGTTGTCTCCTtctccacaacttttttttttttttgttaaagtagtgttagcttatttcatttcattatttgcttgttatgcagtggagtgaatctgtaataaataaataaataaattcgtATTTAACTTTAAACTGCCAAATTTAAGTGATTCAGACGTTGCGCTCACATTGGTtaattcaaaaattaaatttgacacatgtgaaattcgataTTTGAACTGGGCCAATAAAAAACGGGAGTAAAGGTGCAGACGAGCCAAACTGAGGCCTAGACGGCCCAAGCTTATCCCGGTTGCAtgccacatacaaattctccaagcTGGTCATTATACATTTCTCTAAAAAAGTTATAATTTGAGAGTTGATGAAAGACCAAaacattatatttttattaattgatCTCAAAACCTTTTGTATTGATAAtaattgttaggagaaaatggATTGTTGTCATTCTTgggatttaaagggttaaaggggctATACATATGCCATGTTATTTGCTGTctgtttaaaaagctaaaacatgactcagcatcaattgaattccaaaaatggTCCTTTTTTAggactgtacatgtacattaggCATTAAAACTATTTCCTGCTGTTTGTTGCAAGGGATGGAAAAGATGGACGTGGATTGAATCTTAAAAAATTATTAGggcaactttttcaagttttaatactACGCCTCCAAATATCACCAAAAATAGTAATAACTATCGTAGTATGGTTTGTCGTCCCTGATAGGATGTTTGATTATTTTTCATATCTCTATAAAAGTATTTTTGTATGGGTAAGGGCAGAGTAAGTAAGGACTTAAACACAACATTGATAGCAGTACATGTTTCTTCAAGACATAACCATTTTGATTCTTTTATTCTTTATCCAGGCATGCAACAAGCAAGTCTGCACAGtgaacaaacaaagcaaaaaacaggaaaaaaagcatttattgcAGTGCTGTccaaaaacattgaatttattttaaaacaaccaTGTCAACCATGTATTCTTTGTCTTTTATACATTTTTGTAGTCAAATTCAATTACAGTGTGTAGCCCTGTATATAGTGATCAAGCTTTGTTGTTtga
The genomic region above belongs to Porites lutea chromosome 5 unlocalized genomic scaffold, jaPorLute2.1 SUPER_5_unloc_1, whole genome shotgun sequence and contains:
- the LOC140925369 gene encoding uncharacterized protein, yielding MWMKLLKVEAVKLYTEVANHGQKDFKKDSLESNHRFGSADVEYSLKLRQCLERIEMTRFATCYLVGDFNFPSIDWHSLTATSSDLCSVDFCDMLNDHFLVQCNFNPTRMLNETDGNILDLILTKTPDLVSDVEVLTDHFNSDHFPVSLNIKLLSGRPRKSVSRKNYNFKKADFTALNELLKYIPWNCAFLEEDVDICTERVNDLLLAAANMCIPTFTVKKKTNPPWITKEVLNKIKKKKRLWRKLKAHPSEILSRKFKELRRSVKQLVRSEYKRYLEHLSSQLKVNPERFWSYHSIKSKSKRLPDVNTYNRRSAIKPHEQATLFNIHFHSVFCKQSTGVPVPIQTDLQDPSFEVVTNHVTCDTKEVQKLLSCLNANKSCGVDKIPARLLKETADTSAVPLSMLFNLSFKQGRLPKLWKSANITPIHKDGDREPVENYRGISLLTISGKCQERIVYNAIYDQVIGFIHDSHHGFLTGRSCTTQLLLVHHDWFKVLDKRGQVDVVFIDFSKAFDLVCHNILLTKLYKYGVHGDLLDWCRDYLTERQQRVVVKGEASDWLTVTSGVPQGLPGGISKDSSIALYADDSKMYRVISTQEDLSTFQSDIDKISDWCKMNKMRINTKKCKIMRITRKKSPLVGEYNIEGQPLESVDVYKDLGLFTTSDEISSVKVPQISVLRHGESTTFSCNLTRNPDKEPVLKRISWYKDGILLESIRNPDPDEPLDNLRPLVLKNIGVRDGGNYTCFLEVALRNIRMYNVSDNAMVEIKCTVD